From the genome of Hymenobacter sp. PAMC 26628, one region includes:
- the menB gene encoding 1,4-dihydroxy-2-naphthoyl-CoA synthase — protein sequence MSEKIEWTPIKEFKEILFSQHGGIAKISINRPQVHNAFTPLTVDEMIEAMDICRNRTDLGVIILTGEGGKAFCSGGDQSVRGHGGYVGENAVPRLNVLDLQKMIRSIPKPVIAMVAGWAIGGGHVLHVVCDLSIAADNARFGQTGPNVGSFDGGFGASYLARVVGQKKAREIWFLCDQYDAQEALDMGLVNKVVPLDKLEETTISWCHKILQKSPLALRMLKSSFNAELDGQAGIQELAGNATLLYYLSEEAKEGKNAFLEKRQPDFSKFPKFP from the coding sequence ATGTCTGAAAAAATCGAGTGGACTCCGATTAAGGAGTTCAAAGAAATCCTGTTCTCCCAGCACGGGGGCATTGCCAAAATCAGCATCAACCGGCCGCAGGTGCACAACGCCTTCACGCCGCTCACGGTGGACGAGATGATTGAGGCGATGGACATTTGCCGCAACCGCACCGACCTCGGCGTGATTATCCTCACTGGTGAGGGCGGCAAAGCGTTCTGCTCGGGCGGCGACCAGAGCGTGCGCGGCCACGGCGGCTACGTGGGCGAAAACGCCGTGCCCCGCCTCAACGTGCTGGACCTGCAAAAGATGATTCGCTCCATTCCGAAGCCGGTGATTGCCATGGTGGCGGGATGGGCCATCGGCGGGGGCCACGTGCTGCACGTGGTGTGCGACCTGAGCATTGCCGCCGACAACGCCCGCTTCGGCCAGACGGGCCCCAACGTGGGCTCGTTCGACGGCGGCTTCGGGGCGAGCTACCTGGCGCGTGTGGTGGGCCAGAAAAAAGCCCGTGAAATCTGGTTCCTCTGCGACCAGTACGACGCCCAGGAGGCCCTCGACATGGGCCTGGTGAACAAGGTGGTGCCGCTCGACAAGCTGGAGGAAACCACCATATCCTGGTGCCATAAAATTCTGCAAAAGAGCCCCTTGGCGCTGCGGATGCTAAAATCCAGCTTCAACGCCGAGCTCGACGGGCAGGCCGGCATCCAGGAGCTGGCCGGCAACGCCACGCTGCTCTACTACCTAAGCGAAGAGGCCAAGGAAGGCAAAAACGCCTTCCTCGAAAAGCGCCAGCCCGACTTCTCGAAGTTCCCAAAATTCCCGTAG
- a CDS encoding AMP-binding protein, which translates to MATLSLPASLLLNGREFAYADVQQYPAAVPAGLNGYEARVLERVREWLNGSQEFTLTTSGSTGAPAPVPLRRRQLEASARRTGDFFDLGPGDRALVCLNCEYIGGLMMLVRGLERQMHLTVVEPQADPLALVPADAAFDFAAFVPLQLRAVLAAGHAACLNRMKTILVGGAPVDAALLAAVQAQLTVPVLLTYGMTETCSHVALRRLNGAQAITAFRVLPGIAAGQDARGCLTLRGDVTDDQLVVTNDLVALDAGNHSFEWLGRADFVINSGGVKVPAEKVELVLDVALAEIGAPRRCFVAGRPDERLGQAVAAYVEGPALDATAAAQLRALLAARLGKYEQPRHLVFVPEFHTTASGKLDRAATLRSLDTPDLIG; encoded by the coding sequence ATGGCAACCCTTTCCCTACCCGCCTCCCTGCTGCTCAACGGCCGCGAATTTGCGTACGCCGACGTGCAGCAGTACCCCGCCGCGGTGCCCGCCGGCCTCAACGGCTACGAGGCCCGCGTGCTGGAGCGCGTGCGCGAGTGGCTGAACGGCTCGCAGGAGTTCACCCTCACCACGTCGGGCAGCACGGGCGCGCCGGCGCCCGTGCCGCTGCGGCGGCGGCAGCTGGAAGCCTCGGCCCGGCGCACCGGCGACTTCTTCGACCTGGGGCCCGGCGACCGGGCGCTGGTCTGCCTCAACTGCGAGTACATCGGCGGGCTGATGATGCTGGTGCGCGGCCTGGAGCGGCAAATGCACCTGACCGTGGTGGAACCCCAGGCCGACCCGCTGGCCCTGGTGCCGGCCGACGCCGCATTCGACTTTGCCGCCTTCGTGCCCCTGCAGCTACGGGCCGTGCTGGCCGCCGGCCACGCCGCGTGCCTCAACCGCATGAAAACCATTTTGGTGGGCGGGGCCCCGGTGGACGCGGCGCTGCTCGCCGCCGTCCAGGCCCAGCTCACGGTGCCGGTGCTGCTCACCTACGGCATGACCGAAACCTGCTCGCACGTGGCCCTGCGCCGGCTGAACGGGGCCCAGGCCATCACCGCCTTCCGGGTGCTGCCGGGCATTGCGGCCGGGCAGGACGCGCGCGGCTGCCTCACGCTGCGCGGCGACGTGACCGACGACCAGCTCGTCGTCACCAACGACCTGGTGGCGTTGGACGCCGGCAACCATTCGTTTGAGTGGCTGGGCCGGGCCGATTTCGTTATCAACTCGGGCGGCGTGAAGGTGCCGGCCGAGAAGGTGGAATTGGTGCTCGACGTGGCCCTGGCCGAAATTGGGGCCCCGCGCCGCTGCTTCGTGGCCGGCCGGCCCGACGAGCGCCTCGGCCAAGCCGTGGCGGCCTACGTGGAGGGCCCCGCCCTGGACGCGACCGCCGCGGCCCAGCTGCGGGCGCTGCTGGCCGCCCGCCTAGGCAAATACGAGCAGCCGCGGCACCTCGTGTTCGTGCCCGAATTTCACACCACGGCCTCCGGCAAGCTCGACCGGGCGGCTACGCTGCGCAGCCTGGACACCCCGGATTTGATTGGATGA
- a CDS encoding ABA4-like family protein: MPTPDFLFSLANPAALLGWALLVLAPRSRFTKALVLNGALPLGLAASYAALLAAHYLGPHGGAGGFGSLAQVAALFRDPWALLAGWVHYLCFDLWTGAWEVRDAQRRGLPHALVVPALVLTFLFGPVGLLLYCGLRGLWARKAKNTSLSTN; the protein is encoded by the coding sequence ATGCCCACGCCTGATTTTCTGTTTTCGCTGGCCAACCCCGCCGCCCTGCTCGGGTGGGCCCTGCTGGTGCTGGCCCCGCGCAGCCGCTTCACCAAGGCGCTGGTGCTCAATGGGGCCCTGCCGCTGGGGCTGGCCGCATCCTACGCGGCACTGCTCGCGGCGCACTACCTGGGGCCCCACGGCGGGGCGGGCGGCTTCGGGTCGCTGGCGCAGGTGGCGGCCTTGTTCCGCGACCCGTGGGCGCTGCTGGCGGGCTGGGTGCACTACCTCTGCTTCGACCTGTGGACGGGGGCCTGGGAAGTGCGCGACGCCCAGCGCCGCGGCCTGCCGCACGCGCTGGTGGTGCCGGCGCTGGTCCTCACGTTTTTGTTCGGGCCGGTGGGGCTGCTGCTGTACTGCGGGCTGCGCGGGCTGTGGGCCCGAAAGGCCAAAAACACTTCTTTATCAACCAACTAA
- a CDS encoding alpha/beta fold hydrolase, which yields MHRFHLRTFVRIFTLVIGLMGFVDLPAAAQKARPKSAGAPALPTGELAFRTSDSVRLFVKVAGRGVPCVFVHGGPGAGSYAFEQLAGRALESSLQMIYLDQRGSGRSASAPGHNYRLDRQVQDLEELRQRLGLRQWVLLAHSFGGVIATAYAQRYPARVQALILANAVLNPSASLASMVHYGDSLLPAAARPQLPAGAPLPQQLGLVMQALGQQKIMYQLQYAADTTAARAGRVARQVPSNQDFAAHVFNFPEYGQDYAPATAALAMPVLVLAGHDDYTAGPRHYRSFRFPRQQVVVVPGRHNTLVEQPAAAQRAVRTFAAALPVRR from the coding sequence ATGCACCGCTTTCACCTGCGCACTTTCGTTCGGATTTTTACCCTCGTCATCGGGTTGATGGGGTTCGTTGATTTGCCGGCGGCGGCGCAAAAAGCCCGCCCTAAAAGCGCGGGGGCCCCGGCGCTGCCCACCGGCGAGCTGGCCTTCCGCACCTCCGATTCGGTGCGGCTGTTCGTGAAAGTGGCGGGCCGGGGCGTGCCCTGCGTGTTTGTGCACGGCGGGCCGGGCGCGGGCAGCTACGCCTTCGAGCAGCTGGCCGGCCGGGCCCTGGAAAGCTCGCTGCAAATGATTTACCTCGACCAGCGCGGCAGCGGCCGCTCGGCCAGCGCCCCCGGCCACAACTACCGCCTCGACCGCCAGGTGCAGGACCTGGAGGAGCTGCGCCAGCGCCTGGGCCTGCGGCAGTGGGTGCTGCTGGCGCACTCCTTCGGGGGCGTCATCGCCACGGCCTACGCCCAGCGCTACCCGGCCCGGGTGCAGGCCCTCATCCTGGCCAACGCCGTGCTGAACCCCTCGGCCTCGCTGGCCAGCATGGTGCACTACGGCGACAGCCTGCTGCCCGCTGCGGCCCGCCCCCAGCTGCCGGCGGGCGCGCCCCTGCCCCAGCAACTGGGCCTGGTGATGCAGGCCCTGGGCCAACAAAAAATCATGTACCAGCTGCAATACGCCGCCGACACCACGGCGGCCCGCGCCGGCCGCGTGGCGCGCCAGGTGCCCAGCAACCAAGATTTTGCGGCCCACGTGTTTAACTTTCCGGAGTACGGGCAGGACTACGCGCCCGCCACGGCGGCCCTGGCCATGCCCGTGCTGGTGCTGGCCGGGCACGACGACTACACCGCGGGGCCCCGGCACTACCGCTCGTTTCGGTTTCCGCGCCAGCAGGTAGTGGTGGTGCCCGGCCGGCACAACACGCTGGTGGAGCAGCCCGCGGCGGCCCAGCGGGCGGTACGCACCTTTGCGGCGGCGCTGCCCGTGCGCCGCTAA
- a CDS encoding histidine kinase, with the protein MHTLHQANIGVHIFFGTLALLVGLGPLLAAKGGARHRRLGRWFLGLSAVVLASAVLGLAVFNFRPFLTVIVLLSVYQAYSGYRVLRIQASGPAWHDGLVAGAFGLGGLAFLAWLPHIRLVWSPVVMYSTLGVLLATTAYDLARPAWRPQWLRGAWRYEHIWKMVSTYTALLSAFTGTVLAGYQPYSQFLPSVLGTAVALAFMAHTYYRSRPPRPARPVPAAGPAPALALPLRDRRLVLGGFVLISLVMALGSGKWAFQSAAHFGITWGCSLLYTLVLGLGNREIWRQLQRRYPHVAQTRRRLWYLGLGSAAYTSVATVAITLGLARAGAGVNASPQALLLIAAINLVPTLVGQLIYESRHSFQQWQENQHRADQLAQAQTQAQLDALAQQLDPHFLFNSLNTLAALIEPANAPAQQYLEGLADVYRYVLLSHDRPTVPLAEELAFVRTYVALQKVRFRENVRVRYDVPPGALARRVAPLSVQLLVENALKHNEASQARPLHLRLVADAAAGALRVENTWQPRPAGLAPGTGLGLANVRRRYALLGAPQPVEVAQEGGTFAVTLPLLEE; encoded by the coding sequence ATGCACACCCTGCACCAAGCCAACATTGGCGTGCACATTTTCTTCGGCACCCTGGCGCTGCTGGTGGGGCTGGGGCCCCTGCTGGCGGCCAAGGGTGGGGCGCGGCACCGGCGGCTGGGGCGCTGGTTTCTGGGGCTGTCGGCCGTGGTGCTGGCGTCGGCGGTGCTGGGGCTGGCCGTGTTCAACTTCCGGCCGTTTCTCACCGTGATTGTGCTGCTGAGCGTGTACCAAGCCTATTCGGGCTACCGGGTGCTGCGCATCCAGGCCAGCGGGCCGGCCTGGCACGACGGGCTGGTGGCGGGGGCCTTCGGCCTGGGGGGCCTGGCGTTTCTGGCGTGGCTGCCGCACATCCGGCTGGTGTGGTCGCCGGTGGTGATGTACAGCACGCTGGGGGTGCTGCTGGCCACCACGGCCTACGACCTGGCGCGCCCCGCGTGGCGGCCGCAGTGGCTGCGCGGGGCCTGGCGCTACGAGCACATTTGGAAGATGGTGAGCACGTACACGGCGCTGCTGTCGGCCTTCACGGGCACAGTGCTGGCGGGCTACCAGCCCTACAGCCAGTTTTTGCCGTCGGTGCTGGGCACAGCGGTGGCGCTGGCCTTCATGGCGCACACCTACTACCGCAGCCGGCCGCCCCGCCCCGCTCGGCCCGTGCCGGCGGCGGGGCCGGCCCCCGCACTCGCCTTGCCCCTCCGCGACCGCCGCCTGGTGCTGGGCGGGTTCGTGCTCATCAGCCTGGTAATGGCGCTGGGCAGCGGCAAGTGGGCCTTTCAGTCGGCTGCGCACTTCGGCATTACCTGGGGCTGCTCGCTGCTGTACACGCTGGTGCTGGGCCTGGGCAACCGCGAAATTTGGCGGCAGCTGCAACGGCGCTACCCGCACGTGGCCCAAACGCGCCGGCGGCTCTGGTACCTGGGATTGGGCAGCGCGGCCTACACCAGCGTGGCCACAGTGGCCATTACGCTGGGCCTGGCCCGGGCGGGAGCGGGCGTCAACGCCTCGCCGCAGGCGCTGCTGCTCATCGCAGCCATCAACTTGGTACCCACGCTGGTGGGGCAGCTCATTTACGAAAGCCGCCACTCGTTTCAGCAATGGCAGGAAAACCAGCACCGCGCCGACCAGCTGGCCCAGGCCCAAACCCAGGCCCAGCTCGACGCCCTGGCCCAGCAGCTCGACCCGCACTTTCTCTTCAATTCCCTCAACACCCTGGCCGCCCTCATCGAGCCCGCCAACGCCCCCGCCCAACAGTACCTGGAGGGCCTGGCCGACGTGTACCGCTACGTGCTGCTGAGCCACGACCGCCCCACCGTGCCGCTGGCCGAGGAGCTGGCCTTCGTGCGCACCTACGTGGCGCTGCAAAAAGTGCGGTTCCGGGAAAACGTGCGGGTGCGCTACGACGTGCCGCCCGGGGCCCTGGCCCGCCGCGTGGCCCCGCTCAGCGTGCAGCTGCTGGTAGAAAACGCCCTGAAGCACAACGAGGCCTCGCAGGCCCGCCCGCTGCACCTGCGCCTGGTAGCAGACGCCGCCGCCGGGGCCCTGCGCGTGGAAAACACCTGGCAGCCCCGCCCCGCCGGCCTGGCCCCCGGCACCGGCCTGGGCCTGGCCAACGTGCGCCGCCGCTACGCCCTGCTGGGGGCCCCGCAGCCGGTGGAAGTTGCGCAGGAAGGCGGCACTTTTGCCGTGACGCTGCCGCTGCTGGAGGAATGA
- a CDS encoding LytR/AlgR family response regulator transcription factor, protein MTVLILEDEYPAAERLQRLLAQAAPGAQVLAVLDTVAGALAWLGAHPAPGLILSDIQLADGLSLDVFAQTLVRSPVIFTTAYDQYALQAFRANGIDYLLKPLKLAELQAALAKLPAGPAEAAAGAPASFNIERLLDALPRPQRPHKTRFLVRQGETLLPLPTADVAWCQSRHDTTTLATHDGRRFVVDYTLEQLEMLLDPAQFCRLNRQLIAQLPAVRRLVPHFGGKLLVALHPAPTDEIVVSKERAGAIKSWLEG, encoded by the coding sequence TTGACCGTTCTCATCCTCGAAGACGAGTACCCTGCCGCCGAGCGCCTCCAGCGGCTGCTGGCCCAGGCCGCGCCCGGGGCCCAGGTGCTGGCCGTGCTCGACACCGTGGCCGGGGCCCTGGCCTGGCTGGGGGCCCACCCCGCGCCCGGCCTCATCCTCAGCGACATCCAGCTGGCCGACGGCCTCAGCCTCGACGTGTTTGCCCAAACCCTGGTGCGCAGCCCGGTCATTTTCACCACCGCCTACGACCAGTACGCCCTGCAAGCCTTCCGCGCCAACGGCATCGATTACCTCTTAAAACCCCTGAAGCTAGCCGAGCTGCAGGCCGCCTTGGCCAAGCTGCCCGCGGGGCCTGCCGAGGCGGCGGCCGGGGCCCCGGCGTCTTTCAACATCGAGCGCCTGCTCGACGCCCTGCCCCGCCCCCAGCGGCCCCACAAAACGCGGTTTCTGGTGCGCCAGGGCGAAACCCTGCTGCCCCTGCCCACCGCCGACGTGGCTTGGTGCCAAAGCCGCCACGACACCACCACGCTGGCCACCCACGACGGCCGCCGCTTCGTGGTGGACTACACGCTGGAGCAGCTCGAAATGCTGCTCGACCCGGCCCAGTTTTGCCGGCTCAACCGCCAGCTCATTGCCCAGCTGCCGGCCGTGCGCCGGCTGGTGCCCCACTTCGGCGGCAAGCTGCTGGTGGCCCTGCACCCCGCCCCCACCGACGAAATTGTGGTGAGCAAGGAGCGCGCCGGGGCCATCAAAAGCTGGCTTGAGGGCTGA
- a CDS encoding Uma2 family endonuclease — protein MDVIKLKTPVLDRLTDAEFYEFCQDHRDLRIERDATHQITIRPPASSETGSFNSELISDLVIWNRQHKLGKTFDSSAGFTLSTGAMLSPDASWVAQARWDALAADDRRGFARLCPDFVAELLSPSDRLTDTMRKMEHWLGAGARLGWLLAPASETVFIFVPGQPVRTIQGFDQLLSGEPVLPGFALELRRLRY, from the coding sequence ATGGACGTCATCAAGCTTAAAACCCCGGTACTGGACCGCCTCACGGACGCGGAGTTTTACGAGTTCTGCCAGGACCACCGTGACTTGCGCATTGAGCGCGACGCGACCCACCAAATCACTATTAGGCCCCCCGCCAGCTCTGAAACCGGTTCTTTTAACAGCGAATTGATTTCTGACCTGGTCATCTGGAACCGCCAGCATAAGCTGGGAAAAACCTTCGATTCGTCGGCTGGCTTCACCCTTTCCACCGGGGCCATGCTGTCGCCCGACGCCAGCTGGGTGGCCCAGGCGCGCTGGGACGCGCTGGCGGCCGACGACCGGCGCGGCTTCGCCCGCCTCTGCCCCGATTTTGTGGCCGAGCTGCTCTCGCCCTCCGACCGCCTCACCGACACGATGCGCAAAATGGAGCACTGGCTCGGAGCAGGGGCCCGGCTGGGCTGGCTGCTGGCCCCGGCCAGCGAAACGGTGTTCATCTTTGTGCCCGGCCAGCCCGTGCGTACCATCCAGGGCTTCGACCAGCTGCTGAGCGGCGAGCCTGTGCTGCCAGGTTTTGCCCTGGAGCTGCGCCGGCTGCGATACTAG
- a CDS encoding LytR/AlgR family response regulator transcription factor — translation MLRALLVEDEPLAARRLAALLHKLPEPFEILGPAESVAQAVALLQAGPAPDVLFLDIHLADGLSFELFEQVAVTCPVIFTTAYDQYALRAFKVNSVDYLLKPIDEEELRGAVAKLRQRLAPPAAGAPAPAAAPLLDAAALAQLVQQLRQPAPAASYKTQFVVRVGEHLKVVPIEQVAYFFSLEKATFLQTAEGRKYVVDYTMEQLEALLDPGQFFRLNRAYLAQQAAIHDIIHYTNSRLQTVLKPAAPDAQVLVSREKVNLFKSWLDR, via the coding sequence ATGCTCCGCGCTTTACTCGTTGAGGACGAGCCGCTGGCCGCCCGCCGCCTGGCCGCGCTGCTCCATAAACTGCCCGAGCCGTTCGAGATTCTGGGGCCCGCCGAGTCGGTGGCGCAGGCCGTGGCCCTGCTGCAAGCCGGCCCCGCGCCCGACGTGCTCTTCCTCGACATTCACCTGGCCGACGGCCTCAGCTTCGAGCTCTTCGAGCAGGTGGCCGTGACGTGCCCCGTCATCTTCACCACCGCCTACGACCAGTACGCCCTGCGCGCCTTCAAGGTAAACAGCGTGGACTACCTGCTCAAGCCCATCGACGAGGAAGAGCTGCGCGGCGCCGTGGCCAAGCTGCGCCAGCGCCTGGCCCCGCCCGCCGCCGGGGCCCCCGCGCCCGCCGCCGCGCCACTGCTCGACGCCGCCGCCCTGGCCCAGTTGGTGCAGCAGCTGCGCCAGCCCGCGCCCGCGGCCAGTTACAAAACGCAGTTCGTGGTGCGGGTGGGCGAGCACCTCAAGGTGGTGCCCATCGAACAAGTAGCATACTTTTTCAGCCTCGAAAAAGCCACCTTCCTCCAAACCGCCGAGGGCCGCAAGTACGTGGTGGACTACACAATGGAGCAGCTCGAAGCCCTGCTCGACCCGGGCCAGTTCTTCCGCCTCAACCGCGCCTACCTGGCCCAGCAGGCCGCCATCCACGACATCATCCACTACACCAACTCGCGCCTGCAAACCGTGCTAAAACCCGCCGCCCCCGACGCCCAGGTGCTGGTGAGCCGCGAAAAAGTAAACCTGTTCAAAAGCTGGCTGGATAGGTAG
- a CDS encoding sensor histidine kinase: protein MAHSLVAPPAVPSPLPPALPPPFALADRTRAPRAAAKGALPKGSSQLQTFWRQLGWIALGNVLVALLYAPPPWRDFTGYAISLAYSFSYCTGLWLANGYTVDLLNIRVGWETNPIRRLLLTVGASFLASLLVIVAVSEGFSVLLWHRPLGYTLRHGFLAQLAFPLLATVVISLFLHSRSFLLAWREATVRAERLEKESAVARLDSLRRQVDPHFLFNSLNALTSLVEEHNPARAVRFIRQLSSVYRYVLDSQSQELVPLAEELAFAEAYVFLQKTRLDEALQVELAVPPAGALSGLYLPPLALQLLLENALKHNTAYQADPLRLRVAVDAAAATLTVRNALRPRRLAPGEASGRGLENLRARYAFLTDRPVAAGPVGEEFVVTLPLLKL from the coding sequence ATGGCCCACTCCCTCGTTGCCCCGCCCGCCGTGCCTTCGCCCCTGCCGCCCGCCTTGCCCCCGCCTTTTGCCCTGGCCGACCGGACCCGCGCCCCGCGGGCTGCGGCGAAAGGGGCCTTGCCCAAGGGCAGCTCGCAGCTGCAGACGTTCTGGCGGCAGCTGGGCTGGATTGCCCTCGGCAACGTCCTGGTGGCGCTGCTCTACGCGCCGCCGCCCTGGCGCGATTTCACGGGCTACGCCATCTCGCTGGCCTACTCGTTCAGCTACTGCACGGGGCTGTGGCTGGCCAACGGCTACACCGTGGACCTGCTCAACATCCGGGTGGGTTGGGAAACGAACCCCATCCGCCGGCTGCTGCTCACAGTAGGGGCCTCGTTTCTGGCGTCGCTGCTGGTCATCGTGGCCGTGAGCGAGGGGTTTTCGGTGCTGCTGTGGCACCGCCCGCTGGGCTACACCTTGCGGCACGGCTTCTTGGCGCAGTTGGCTTTTCCGCTGCTGGCAACGGTGGTCATCTCCTTGTTTTTGCACTCGCGCTCGTTCCTGCTGGCCTGGCGCGAGGCCACCGTGCGGGCCGAGCGGCTGGAGAAAGAGTCGGCCGTGGCCCGGCTCGACAGCCTGCGCCGGCAGGTCGATCCGCACTTTCTCTTCAACTCGCTCAACGCCCTCACCAGCTTAGTAGAAGAGCACAACCCAGCCCGCGCCGTGCGCTTCATCCGGCAGCTCAGCAGCGTGTACCGCTACGTGCTCGACAGCCAAAGCCAGGAGCTGGTGCCGCTGGCCGAGGAGCTGGCCTTCGCCGAGGCCTACGTGTTCCTACAGAAAACCCGCCTCGACGAGGCCCTGCAAGTGGAGCTAGCCGTGCCGCCCGCTGGGGCCCTATCCGGCCTGTATTTGCCGCCGCTGGCCTTGCAGCTGCTGCTCGAAAACGCCCTCAAGCACAACACCGCCTACCAGGCCGACCCCCTGCGCCTGCGCGTGGCCGTGGACGCGGCCGCCGCCACCCTCACTGTGCGCAACGCCCTGCGCCCCCGCCGCCTGGCCCCCGGCGAGGCCTCGGGCCGGGGCCTCGAAAACCTGCGCGCCCGCTACGCCTTCCTCACCGACCGGCCCGTGGCGGCGGGCCCCGTGGGCGAGGAGTTCGTTGTAACCTTGCCGCTCTTAAAGCTGTGA
- a CDS encoding RloB family protein has protein sequence MSTKQQREAEAREVHRAKVQADKARRQQAPLLRRAAPTREENPVLLILRQGTVTEVEYFEHFELATADIKAVGQAYDPEKLVQYALELRQEAERNKQPYQQVWCVFDKDDTEPGPFHAAIQRARDNGVEVAYSNQAFEFWFLLHFTDHQGNNLSRIACGKQVQKLITTADPRVSYNPGKGKHVSRQLFDLLEADDPAARPGHLSRRAVAVRRARAIASRWAEEGTEPAYQESTTQVYQLVEVLQQHFLAR, from the coding sequence ATGAGCACCAAGCAGCAGCGTGAAGCAGAGGCGCGCGAGGTACACCGGGCCAAGGTTCAAGCTGATAAAGCGCGCCGCCAACAGGCCCCATTGCTGCGGCGGGCCGCTCCTACACGGGAGGAAAACCCAGTGCTGCTCATCTTGCGCCAAGGCACCGTTACAGAGGTAGAATACTTCGAGCATTTCGAACTGGCTACGGCCGATATAAAGGCGGTGGGGCAGGCCTATGACCCTGAAAAGCTGGTGCAATACGCCTTGGAATTGCGCCAGGAAGCTGAACGAAATAAACAGCCCTACCAGCAGGTATGGTGCGTGTTTGACAAGGACGACACAGAGCCAGGCCCTTTCCACGCAGCTATCCAGAGGGCCAGGGATAATGGCGTAGAAGTAGCATATTCGAATCAGGCCTTTGAATTTTGGTTTCTGCTGCATTTTACCGATCATCAAGGCAATAACCTGTCTCGCATTGCTTGTGGCAAACAAGTCCAGAAACTCATAACAACAGCTGATCCTCGCGTTAGCTACAACCCTGGTAAAGGCAAACACGTGAGCCGGCAATTGTTCGATTTGTTGGAAGCCGATGACCCGGCCGCCCGTCCCGGCCACCTCTCGCGCCGTGCAGTGGCCGTACGCCGCGCCCGCGCCATTGCCAGTCGGTGGGCCGAAGAAGGCACCGAGCCAGCTTATCAGGAGTCAACGACACAAGTTTATCAGCTAGTTGAGGTATTGCAGCAGCATTTTCTCGCCCGGTAG
- a CDS encoding AAA family ATPase: protein MLISFSVRNFRTFRERVEWSLVASPDKTREEDNVVDLPAFGLRLLKSAVVYGANASGKSKLVDVLEYMRWFVRSSSKNGQAGESTQVEPFKLNPDSVQDTSEFEIQFVHQNALYRYGFEVTSAKVRAEWLFTRTEKGIRNKPEIELFYRTEQEITHHPRRFGGIVGELVKNAAVRENALLLSVAAQFNQPRATAILEWFNQLVVLSGRDEAWEGALTFILLRYPDRKQHILDFLRDADLDIDHVQEEEQDLPIQRNTKPTESAENLRNWSIQQHANAKTLHRAYNDAREPAEPVEFSLQLDESAGTQKMLVLAGPVLSAIDQGHVLVVDEMDARLHPNLISKIVQLFNSKTTNPNNAQLLFNTHDTNLLASGNFRRDQIWFTEKNRYGEATLYSLADFKTDVVKKDDDFEANYVRGKYGAVPYLGNFNALPKSDVASEAEPAQ from the coding sequence ATGTTAATCAGTTTCAGTGTGCGAAACTTCCGCACATTCCGTGAGCGGGTGGAGTGGAGCCTAGTAGCATCGCCCGATAAAACCCGCGAGGAAGATAACGTCGTGGATTTGCCAGCCTTTGGGCTACGGCTATTAAAAAGTGCGGTGGTATATGGAGCCAACGCTAGTGGTAAAAGTAAGCTAGTGGACGTACTAGAATATATGCGCTGGTTTGTGCGAAGCTCGTCTAAAAATGGACAGGCTGGAGAATCAACTCAAGTAGAGCCATTCAAATTAAATCCGGATTCGGTACAAGATACTTCTGAGTTTGAAATTCAATTCGTGCATCAAAATGCTCTTTACCGGTACGGTTTTGAAGTAACATCTGCAAAAGTTAGAGCAGAATGGCTTTTTACACGCACTGAGAAGGGTATACGAAATAAACCAGAGATAGAATTATTCTATCGAACTGAACAGGAAATTACGCATCATCCGCGACGATTTGGAGGTATCGTGGGCGAATTAGTAAAAAACGCTGCTGTACGCGAAAATGCTCTGTTGCTATCAGTAGCAGCACAATTCAATCAACCACGAGCTACAGCCATCTTGGAATGGTTCAACCAACTCGTTGTTCTTTCTGGGCGCGATGAGGCTTGGGAAGGCGCATTAACATTCATATTATTACGCTATCCTGATAGGAAGCAGCACATCCTAGATTTCTTGAGAGATGCTGACTTAGATATTGATCATGTTCAGGAAGAGGAACAAGATCTTCCCATTCAGCGAAATACGAAACCAACCGAAAGTGCAGAAAATTTAAGAAACTGGTCGATACAACAACACGCCAACGCAAAAACCCTGCACCGAGCTTACAACGATGCCCGTGAGCCCGCCGAACCTGTGGAGTTTTCTTTGCAGTTAGATGAATCTGCTGGAACGCAAAAAATGTTAGTCCTTGCTGGTCCAGTACTTTCTGCCATTGATCAAGGCCACGTATTGGTAGTAGATGAAATGGACGCACGGCTACATCCCAACCTAATATCGAAAATTGTCCAGCTTTTCAATTCTAAAACCACAAATCCAAACAACGCCCAACTGCTATTCAATACGCACGATACCAATCTGCTAGCTTCGGGTAATTTCCGCCGCGACCAAATCTGGTTCACGGAGAAAAACCGTTATGGCGAAGCCACGCTCTATTCGTTGGCCGACTTCAAAACTGACGTTGTAAAAAAAGATGACGATTTTGAAGCTAATTATGTGCGCGGCAAGTATGGGGCCGTGCCCTACTTGGGCAATTTTAATGCCCTGCCCAAATCGGATGTTGCTTCCGAAGCTGAGCCGGCCCAATGA